A window of the Dictyostelium discoideum AX4 chromosome 4 chromosome, whole genome shotgun sequence genome harbors these coding sequences:
- a CDS encoding regulator of chromosome condensation domain-containing protein (Similar to RCC1) produces the protein MSNQRKWSNNNSNYNKNSGGYQYNSDSPFSSYSSTSASPIMGRSNDNINSSIGNNNNNSSKINVGGGGGGGGGSISTPQIGSFTQNYELFSMNKVFSINSAQQQIDNHSQQSSQDRKNDTSNQFINSSSNNINNSNGLKKSTSSSSKSLSDHFVSSRDEHHFNKYGVLPQNSPYYQQQQLQQQQQPTSILLLAQGGSDEHTFTAMYCSNDYLIFRYVGQSKVPFYKWLKWDKDPSKKIVSMSFDPTAIWLLCLLNDTSCKVIPIYYDMCKKVGFMDENNKSSNNNKLNQVQQPRPSTTDKTDRLSNWVSTTRLFKSSNVNKEKETNGFVSQSNLNNLTNGNSTSGGGGGYAHGLSKFKIPQLTKKTAMGSNCLWWKTSNSVDYAIITTTSNNIYFVNLVDNSVYKHRFEHSIEKIEMVQSDSETFLLIATKSNGYFQLLIEQKIDHHRYETIIQLGNQSQSSNSGSSSIGSGNNSGSSSSIGRNGHDSNLLSRPSDFNIKTLFQTDRIPFDRILLVQKTNINSNNNNNNNVSPSSSSTSPQPIGSGSMLINNNVSPSNYNNFYNNNNNNNYSYSNNNNNNNNNENLVVSFLKSTSKLEIYEPLYLNKYPLFVYQLPPNTTNFFFTKYITIVSEIVTTLAPGSNEAIQRSNISVLSNLVAGTASNSRYINNQSIMQTFQLAPGEVILGISKSLNNQTNNNFTINSNSSYYQSMLLQQQQQQQYQYGGIDNIEESMKYTKLPTVSLWTNFAIYELRQKRSPEEIFFELVSCNLEKSDGEALGKTFGMDLLSCYETAADIKFDQGQYGRALDLYYLSGVRTNKLVFKFLEIGRMDIIMTHLKAILHQPDAFNVLDRKKISDILFQCYLQKLLTSRKEFKSLDTEFQHFLSTNQDYDVFNSLSLLSKNGLLDYFFSVAHSRKIMPTALQMLIQTDILHLDSQNISFLQSAYSLELKSHSGGMIFDCLPPKLQVKLIIDDQNSIPRYLRRLYHILNLLEEKELLDIAETFDPLLFAPPGQLNAKLSKTNPTISQLYQIKQQQQLQQQQHLNIYNINNNNNNNNNNNNNSNLNNNINLNNNNNNNNDNQIQYPNQIDDDFGENNSIPGRQSESIPIRDEEYFEFYIITLLNLVYQRRQKHGHHHHSHHHGHHKSHHHHHHHHQNNKIENEQKDIPDNESDISTTTNTTTNTEDSEDDNIHSKSIKLKPDPELMICPMPPLKNEKRAIKVSCGWDHVALISESGELFTWGKNQSGQLGHGLDIGKIQTTPKRLEFFRGKSPIIMVECGGEHSICVDSDYVVYSWGQDKFGQLGHGTKSVSQNRPKIIEDISGQKIQAIAAGFAHTIVLKKSGELYSFGYGDQGQLGHGSFVSKSIPTRIELNTIVGIQHGGGKITQIACGFGHSVICSDNGEVYSWGLGKQGQLGHGNYESIARPRLIEALKGVTKISCGHFYTMATTDLKNVYSWGLGEHMKLGHGSDKNEATPRVVDFFIQKNVSKIVCGLNHTITLTYPGDLNNNSLSNDDDVNDFIDLAPSTSNSSSSSSLTNDNNNGRSGRLGLNENSQVSPIYACGAGEHGKLGLGGDLKSPFFDKPIPTAIKGVNALNLIDISCGTDFTAMITSNGALYVWGYGNFGQIGNGKTDDAWVPIRIPLTDSKANQSSLQSDNKKQRYSQEGLEDILRSNVHSYRPFHILNKAKQFENYDIAAVIYDILGDPISTLEYRLLSLEKKNFEKDKELFVLFSLLSNYFIKDYEYIHKQRQLQLQQLPLSISSSTTTSNSNSNISTPSNGTTPPTTPPLNSPKTIQKLSSSENLDQLQSSNNIINNNSNNNSTTNNNNNNNNNNNNNNNNNNNNNNNNNNNSTNTNNNQNKEEERLLKYNLISMIFNYFKKKNLPINELENFLITNIDYFSELLSNVIQINFNSDLPLILHFSPIFYISTLKNYLQSLKNQSELEKKSQKVSDKILWQNINENLEKNLLQRSKIEIPTLNQDIYSSFTASKNIPLIGEKDIAFTCNHFFSKRNFFGSTLPDFQSELQKLSIPSSQTLHYITQEFNKKSISQSCPVCLFNSIRDIHNYDETKKDILKLFKLS, from the exons ATGtcaaatcaaagaaaatGGTCAAAcaacaattcaaattataataaaaatagtggAGGATACCAATACAATAGCGATTCACCATTTTCGTCATATTCATCAACCTCTGCATCACCAATAATGGGTAGatctaatgataatattaattcaagtattggtaataataataataatagtagcaaGATAAATGTTGGAGGAGGCGGTggcggtggtggtggttcaaTTAGTACACCTCAAATTGGATCATTTACACAAAATtatgaattattttcaatgaatAAAGTATTCTCAATTAATAGtgctcaacaacaaattgatAATCATTCACAACAATCATCACAAGATAGAAAGAATGATACAAGtaatcaatttattaatagtagcagcaataatatcaataacagtaatggattaaaaaaatctacATCTTCATCATCGAAATCATTATCAGATCATTTTGTATCAAGTCGTGACGAACATCATTTTAATAAGTATGGTGTTCTTCCACAAAATTCACCatattatcaacaacaacaattgcaacaacaacaacaaccaacttCAATTCTATTATTAGCTCAAGGTGGTAGTGATGAACATACTTTTACTGCAATGTATTGTTCAAATG attatttaatatttagaTATGTTGGGCAAAGTAAAGTACCATTTTATAAATGGTTAAAATGGGATAAAGATCCAAGTAAAAAGATAGTATCAATGAGTTTTGATCCAACAGCAATTTGGTTATTATGTTTATTGAATGATACATCATGTAAAGTGATTCCAATTTATTATGATATGTGTAAAAAAGTTGGGTTTATGGATGAGAACAACAAGagcagtaataataataagttgAATCAAGTACAACAACCACGTCCATCAACAACAGATAAAACTGATCGTTTATCCAATTGGGTATCAACAAccagattatttaaatcatcaaatgtaaataaagaaaaagagactAATGGTTTTGTTAgtcaatcaaatttaaataacttgacaaatggtaatagtacgagtggtggtggtggtggttatGCACATggattatcaaaatttaaaataccaCAATTAACAAAGAAAACAGCGATGGGATCAAATTGTTTATGGTGGAAAACTTCAAACTCTGTAGACTATGCAATTATAACCACAacaagtaataatatttactttGTCAATTTGGTTGATAACTCTGTCTATAAACATAGATTTGAacattcaattgaaaagatTGAAATGGTACAAAGTGATAGCgaaacttttttattaattgccacaaaatcaaatggttattttcaattattaattgaacaaAAAATTGATCATCATCGTTATGAAACTATAATTCAATTAGGTAATCAATCACAATCTagtaatagtggtagtagtagtattggtagtggtaataatagtggtagcAGTAGTAGTATTGGTAGAAATGGTCATGATTCTAATCTATTATCAAGACCATcagattttaatattaaaactttatttcaAACTGATAGAATACCTTTTGATAGAATTTTATTAGtgcaaaaaacaaatataaatagtaataacaataataataacaatgtatcaccatcatcatcatcaacttcGCCACAACCaattggtagtggtagtatgttaataaataataatgtatcaccatcaaattataataatttttataataataataataataataactatagctatagtaataataataataataataataataatgaaaatttagttgtttcatttttaaaatctacaTCAAAACTTGAAATTTATGAACCactttatttaaacaaatatccattatttgtttatcaaTTACCACCAAATACAACCAATTTCTTCTTTACAAAATATATAACAATTGTATCAGAGATTGTAACTACATTGGCACCAGGCTCCAATGAAGCAATTCAAAGATCAAATATATCagtattatcaaatttagttGCAGGTACAGCAAGTAATTCTagatatataaataatcaatcaattatgCAAACTTTTCAATTGGCACCAGGTGAAGTTATTTTAggtatttcaaaatcattaaataatcaaaccaataataatttcactatcaatagtaatagtagctATTATCAATCAATGCtattacaacaacagcaacaacaacaatatcaatatgGTGGTATAGATAATATTGAAGAGTCAATGAAATATACTAAATTACCAACTGTATCATTATGGACTAATTTTGCAATTTATGAATTAAGACAAAAGAGATCACCAGAAGAGATATTCTTTGAATTGGTATCATGTAATTTAGAAAAGAGTGATGGTGAAGCATTGGGTAAAACATTTGGTATGGATTTATTAAGTTGCTATGAGACTGCAGcagatattaaatttgatcaGGGTCAATATGGTAGAGCATTGGATCTTTATTATCTATCGGGTGTTAGAACAAATAAATTGGTATTTAAATTCTTGGAGATTGGTCGTATGGATATCATTATGACTCATTTGAAAGCAATACTTCATCAACCTGATGCATTCAATGTATTGGATCGTAAAAAAATCTCTGATATATTATTCCAATGTTatcttcaaaaattattaaccTCAAGAAAGGAATTCAAATCATTGGATACAGAATTTCAACATTTTCTATCAACCAATCAAGATTATGATGTTTTCAATTCTCTATCGTTATTATCAAAGAATGGTTTATTAGATTATTTCTTCTCTGTTGCACATAGTAGAAAAATAATGCCAACTGCATTACAAATGTTGATTCAAACTGATATATTACATTTAGATTCTCAAAATATATCATTCCTCCAATCAGCCTATagtttagaattaaaaagtCATAGTGGTGGTATGATATTCGATTGTTTACCACCAAAATTACAAGTTAAATTAATCATTGATGATCAAAATTCAATACCACGTTATTTACGTAGATTATATCATATATTAAACCTTTTGGAAGAGAAAGAATTACTAGATATTGCTGAAACTTTtgatccattattatttgctcCACCTGGTCAATTAAATGCAAAACTATCAAAAACTAATCCAACAATTTCACAACTTTATCaaattaaacaacaacaacaattacaacaacaacaacatttaaatatttataatattaataataataataataacaataataataataataataatagcaatttaaataataatatcaatttaaataataataataataataataatgataatcaaattcaatatccaaatcaaattgatgatgattttggtgaaaataatagtatacCAGGTAGACAATCTGAATCAATTCCAATTAGAGATGAagaatattttgaattttatattataaccTTACTCAATTTAGTTTATCAACGTCGTCAAAAACAtggtcatcatcatcatagtCATCATCATGGTCATCATAAatctcatcatcatcatcatcatcatcatcaaaataataaaattgaaaatgaacaaAAAGATATACCAGATAATGAATCGGatatttcaacaacaacaaatacaacaacaaatacagaGGATagtgaagatgataatattcattctaaatcaattaaattaaaaccagATCCAGAATTAATGATTTGTCCAATGCCACCATTAAAGAATGAAAAGAGAGCTATTAAAGTATCATGTGGTTGGGATCATGTTGCATTGATTAGTGAATCGGGTGAACTTTTTACTTGGGGTAAAAATCAATCGGGTCAATTGGGTCATGGTTTAGATATTGGTAAGATTCAAACCACACCAAAACGTTTAGAATTCTTTCGTGGTAAATCACCAATTATAATGGTTGAATGTGGTGGTGAACATAGCATTTGTGTCGATTCGGATTATGTAGTTTACAGTTGGGGCCAAGATAAATTTGGTCAATTAGGTCATGGTACTAAATCTGTCTCTCAAAATAGACCAAAGATCATTGAAGATATATCAGGTCAAAAGATACAAGCTATAGCTGCAGGTTTCGCTCATACAATCGTCTTAAAGAAATCTGGTGAACTTTATTCATTTGGCTATGGTGATCAAGGTCAATTGGGTCATGGCTCATTCGTTAGTAAAAGTATACCAACTCGTATCGAATTGAATACTATAGTTGGTATTCAACATGGTGGTGGTAAGATAACTCAAATTGCATGTGGTTTTGGTCATTCCGTTATTTGTAGTGATAATGGTGAAGTCTATAGTTGGGGTTTAGGTAAACAAGGTCAATTGGGTCATGGAAATTATGAAAGTATTGCAAGACCACGTCTAATTGAAGCTTTGAAAGGTGTAACTAAAATATCTTGTGGTCATTTCTATACTATGGCAACAACCGATTTGAAAAATGTCTATAGTTGGGGTTTAGGTGAACATATGAAACTTGGTCATGGTTCCGATAAAAATGAAGCAACTCCACGTGTTGTTGACTTTTTCATTCAAAAGAATGTTAGCAAAATAGTTTGTGGTTTAAATCATACTATCACTTTAACCTATCCTGGTGATctcaataataattcattaagtAATGATGACGATGTTAACGATTTTATTGACCTTGCTCCTTCAacttcaaattcatcatcatcatcatctttaacaaatgataataataatggtcgTAGTGGTAGATTAggtttaaatgaaaattctcAAGTATCACCAATTTATGCTTGTGGTGCAGGTGAACATGGTAAGTTAGGATTAGGTGGTGATTTGAAATCACCATTCTTTGATAAACCAATTCCAACTGCAATTAAAGGTGTAAATgcattgaatttaattgatataaGTTGTGGTACTGATTTCACAGCTATGATCACTTCGAATGGTGCACTTTACGTTTGGGGTTATGGTAATTTCGGTCAAATTGGAAATGGAAAAACTGATGATGCTTGGGTACCAATTAGAATTCCACTAACTGATTCAAAAGCCAACCAAAGTTCTTTACAATCTGATAATAAGAAACAACGTTATTCTCAAGAGGGTCTTGAAGACATTCTTAGATCTAATGTTCATTCCTATCGTCCTTTCCATATCCTAAATAAAGCtaaacaatttgaaaattatgaCATAGCAGCTGTAATCTATGACATATTGGGTGACCCAATTTCAACATTAGAATATAGACTACTATCATTggagaaaaagaattttgaaaaggataaagaattatttgtattatttagtttactttcaaattatttcatAAAGGATTATGAATACATTCATAAACAAAgacaattacaattacaacaattacCTTTATCCATTTCTTCTTCAACTACaacttcaaattcaaattcaaatatttcaacTCCTTCAAATGGCACAACTCCACCAACAACTCCACCTTTAAATTCACCAAAAACTattcaaaaattatcttCTTCTGAAAATTTAGATCAATTGCAatcaagtaataatattattaataataatagtaataataattcaacaacaaataataataataataataataataataataataataataataataataataataataataataataataataataacaattcaacaaatactaataataatcaaaacaaagaagaagaaagattattaaaatataatttaatttcaatgatttttaattattttaagaaaaagaatttaccaattaatgaattagaaaactttttaattacaaatatAGATTACTTTTCAGAGTTACTCTCAAATGtcattcaaattaattttaattctgatttacctttaattttacatttttcaccaatattttatatttcaactttaaaaaattatttacaatctttgaaaaatcaatctGAACTTGAAAaga aatcacAAAAAGTATCAGATAAAATTTTATGgcaaaatattaatgaaaatttagaaaagaatttattacaaagaagtaaaattgaaataccaACATTAAATCAAGATATTTATTCAAGTTTTACAGCGTCAAAGAATATTCCATTAATTGGTGAAAAGGATATTGCTTTCACATGTAATCACTTTTTTAGTAAAAGAAATTTCTTTGGTTCAACATTACCAGATTTTCAATCTGAACTCCAAAAACTATCAATTCCATCTTCTCAAACATTGCATTATATAACTCAAGAATTTAATAAGAAGTCAATATCACAATCTTGTCCAGTTTGTTTATTCAATTCAATTAGAGATATTCATAATTATGATGAAactaaaaaagatattttaaaattatttaagttgtcttga
- the udkC gene encoding adenylate cyclase domain-containing protein, translating to MDSLEIEVIPRPDKDDRYTIKPLKDTLSFDKGFFLAVRAIQSIRKKSQGSVIVVGIAGPSGAGKTSIAQKIVSVLPKSILISLDNYLDSSRQIIEENYDDYRLVDFELLKKNISDLISNKPTDLPLYDFTKSGRYAYKRVQPPESKVLLIEGIYALHEEIRHLLDLRVSISGGVHFDLIKRIFRDVHRTGQQPHESLQQITDTVYPMYKAFIEPDLQLAEIQVVNKFNPFGGLLNPIYILKSVKQGVTVDMIHSVLNKSTIQENTARYYDIYLIPPNTTFANSSSCDWIRVRNADGQYSIMFSEEIKEGPFIISPRVDFVVGVNMLGGLMSLGYQMVAIIHRKSTIFKDGKIIISYDELEELGQTFVQIKGFDATSVQEAGKKLGLENNYLQKSYIELYQDKYKKSLSDNSTVTTLPIGGINNNNTINNNNNNNNNNNLSLSNFINSKL from the exons ATGGACAGTTTAGAGATTGAGGTTATTCCAAGACCTGATAAAGATGATAGATATACAATTAAACCATTAAAAGATACACTT TCATTTGATAAAGGTTTCTTTTTAGCAGTTAGAGCAATTCAATCAATAAGAAAAAAGAGTCAAGGTAGTGTAATCGTAGTTGGTATTGCTGGACCATCAGGAGCTGGTAAAACTTCAATTGCTCAAAAAATCGTTTCTGttttaccaaaatcaat tttaatttcattagaTAATTATTTAGATAGTTCAAGACAAATTATTGAAGAGAATTATGATGATTATAGATtagttgattttgaattattaaaaaagaatattagtGATTTAATTAGCAATAAACCAACTGATTTACCATTATATGATTTTACAAAGAGTGGTAGATACGCATACAAGAGAGTACAACCACCAGAATCCaaagtattattaattgaaggTATCTATGCATTACATGAAGAGATTCGTCATTTATTGGATTTAAGAGTATCGATCTCTGGTGGTGTTCATTTCGATTTGATTAAACGTATTTTTAGAGATGTTCATAGAACTGGTCAACAACCACACGAATCACTACAACAAATCACCGATACCGTTTACCCAATGTATAAAGCATTCATTGAGCCTGATTTACAATTGGCCGAGATTCAAGTGGTCAATAAGTTTAACCCATTCGGTGGTCTATTAAATCCAatctatattttaaaatctgtTAAACAAGGTGTTACAGTGGACATGATTCATTcagtattaaataaatccaCCATTCAAGAGAACACAGCACGTTACTATGACATCTATTTAATTCCACCAAATACTACTTTTGCAAACTCATCATCATGTGATTGGATTCGTGTTCGTAATGCCGATGGTCAATATAGCATTATGTTTAGTGAGGAGATTAAAGAAGGTCCTTTCATCATTTCACCACGTGTCGATTTCGTCGTTGGTGTCAATATGTTGGGTGGTCTAATGTCCTTGGGCTATCAAATGGTTGCAATCATTCATAGAAAATCAACAATCTTTAAAGATGGTAAAATCATTATCTCTTATGATGAACTTGAAGAATTGGGTCAAACATTTGTTCAAATCAAAGGTTTCGATGCAACCTCTGTTCAAGAAGCTGGTAAAAAATTAGGTTTGGAAAATAATTATCTTCAAAAATCTTATATTGAATTATATCaagataaatataaaaaatcattatctgATAATTCAACTGTAACAACTTTACCAATTGgtggtattaataataataatactattaataataacaataataataataataataataatttatcactttcaaatttcattaattcaaaattataa
- the vti1B gene encoding hypothetical protein, protein MSLFESYEEEIKVSFKQFEQIAAGFPKLLPEQKQPELDKLENLLSTIEGNLSSLNLESNRTGKSTQQYFTQFYGAKRTYQQFRDKYQDEKNYADLIPSQYHDFNTTGSQNQRDRVVRGNKTLENGIQMIRMANDQVREDKKTAESTLEQLATQKERLIGFEKKFDSIDGYLDKAKKTIGQMSRRAMANKFIMAGIIFILLIAIGLIIWLKFVRTGDSNNNSSSSSSFETTTTTSTTGTTSTTSSTSTTTGTTTSDPATGSSTTTSDTKI, encoded by the exons TGAATCATATGAAGAGGAAATTAAAGTATCCTTTAAACAATTTGAACAAATTGCAGCAGGATTtccaaaattattaccaG aacaaaaacaaccagaattagataaattagaaaatttattatcaacgATTGAAGGTAATTTATCAagtttaaatttagaatcaaATCGAACAGGTAAATCGACACAACAATATTTTACACAATTTTATGGGGCAAAGAGAACCTATCAACAATTTAGAGATAAATATCAAGATGAAAAGAATTATGCAGATTTAATACCTTCACAATATCACGATTTTAATACAACAGGATCACAAAATCAACGTGATCGTGTAGTTAGAGGCAATAAAACATTAGAGAATGGCATTCAAATGATTAGAATGGCAAACGATCAAGTTAGAGAGGATAAGAAAACAGCAGAATCCACATTGGAACAATTGGCAACTCAAAAAGAGCGTTTAATAGGTTTCGAAAAGAAATTCGATTCAATCGATGGTTATTTAGATAAAGCAAAGAAAACAATTGGTCAAATGTCAAGAAGGGCAATGgcaaataaattcattatggCTGGTATAATTTTCATCTTATTAATTGCAATTGGTTTAATCATTTGGTTGAAATTCGTTAGAACTggtgattcaaataataatagtagtagtagtagtagttttgaaactactaccactacctcCACCACTGGTACTACTTCAACAACTTCTTCTACTTCCACTACTACTGGTACTACTACTTCAGATCCTGCAACTGGTTCATCAACTACTACCAGTGAtacaaaaatataa
- the rpb12 gene encoding RNA polymerase I core subunit, with product MPCLYICGECGAEHEIKPKEPVKCKDCTHRIMYKKRTDKMIQFEAR from the exons atgccTTGTTTATATATCTGTGGTG AATGTGGTGCTGAGCACGAAATCAAACCAAAAGAACCAGTAAAATGCAAAGATTGCACTCATCGTATTATGTACAAAAAGAGAACCGATAAAA TGATTCAATTCGAAGcaagataa
- the cofE gene encoding hypothetical protein, giving the protein MNSCASINDEVITKYNELILGHISKGIIIKFSDDFKEVVFEDSFNGESFEDYINKFPQDDCRYGVYDFSYMDNKENKKNKIFFISWCPVETKIKNKIVHTATEQSIYKKLVGIDAIIKATDNTEISQSLVEERCK; this is encoded by the exons atgaaTAGTTGTGCTTCGATTAATGATGAAGTTATTACCAAATACAATGAACTAATATTGGGACACATAAGTAAAggaattatcattaaattttcagATGATTTTAAAGAAGTAGTTTTTGAAGATTCTTTCAATGGAGAATCATTTGAAGactatataaataaatttcccCAAGATGATTGTAGATATGGTGTTTATGATTTCTCATATATGGACAATAAAG aaaataaaaaaaataaaatctttttcatttcttgGTGTCCAGTGGaaacaaaaatcaaaaataaaatcgtTCACACAGCCACAGAACAgtcaatttataaaaaattagttgGAATAGATGCAATAATCAAAGCAACTGACAACACTGAAATTTCACAATCATTGGTTGAAGAAagatgtaaataa